CTAAGCAGGAAATCCCTCCCCTCCAGACCTTCGCCCGGGATGAGTCCGCTCACAGCAAGCGAGCAGATGCGATAGCTGTGACCCTTGCCCCTCTTGCCCAGTGCTTTTTTGGGATCGGTAAGATCCTCGCGGATCTTGGGAAATACAGGAACGCCATCAACCTTGGCAGAGAGCAACCCCTTGACGTTTTCCATAACAAAGACAGGGGGCCAATGGTCGGCTATAATTGAGAGATACTCCCTGTACAGGAAGTGCCGGTGATCCTTTTCAAAATCGTTTCTGACGGCGCCACAGCGCTTGGCATAGGCGCTATCACTCTCCCCGTCTTTTCTCACAACCCCTAGCATCCTTGAGCGCCCTGCAAGGGAGTATGCTTGGCAGGGCGGCCCACCGATGAGGACCCAATTCTTTTTTCCTGCAATACGGTCCTTGATCATTCTCCTGACCCGATTCCTCTTAGCCTTATCCGGCTTAGCGGAATTGGCATCACCGAGTTCTATACAGTGAGCCTCATCAAGGGCATGCTTGGCGGCCTCGCGGCATACGTCATCATAGTCGAAAAGTTCCTCACGAGTGATCAGGCCCTTGAGATAGTCGTAATACGCCTCAGGAACATCACCCGGGGCAAACTGTCGAAAAAAAGCACGCAGAGTGAGAGTGCGATGTGCGTTCTCTTCCTTTTCGATGGAGAGTGCTATTCTGAAAAGCGGATCGCCTTCCCCGAAGGGATAGCGGGAAAATCCTTCCCCAAGACCACCCGGGCCGGCGAAGAGGTCTATAATCGGTATCCGATCATGAATAGTCATTTGCACCTCGGGAGCTTAGCTACAAAGACCTCTCCATCTAGGTAGAAATTTATTGGGGAAAAGAATGAGCAAATTTGAAGGAGCTTACAGTATTAGTCCTAGCCACGACGGTACGGAGATTGCCTACTATAATGGTTGGGGCCCACCAAATATCGACGGCGGAGCCCCGTCCAGCACGACCGTCCGATCGAGATACTTATTGAAGTGTTCACAACTGGTCTCCGGGAGCAGCCCGCAGCTGTGGCAGGCTGCAAGGTTCAGGGAGTCTGGCCCCTGTCCTCGAGCTTTCGCGGCCTCTGCACAAACGGGATCAGCTGAGCACCACTGGGCATCCTCCAAGGCATTGATTATAATGCGCCCAAGAGCCTCCGCCTCTGCGAGGCGCACCAATCCTCCTAATGTGCCCTCAGAGTCGCCAGCAGCGGTGTATATGAGAATCCCTGCCATTGGTCTTTCAGCATCAGCAGACACATACAGACGCTCTCGGAGAGAAGCGGATCCATATCCGCACTCATAAACCAGACGATTGATAAGGAGGTGCGCTAGTGTGTGGAGCAGAACGAATCGTGGAGCAATTTCCATGGGGTCCCAGTTGTAACGGAGGGCGCAAGAATCGTGATTCTCCTGCAATACATTCAGATGCTCTACCACTTCCTGTCGAGACTCCCACTTGCTGATTTTATCCTCGTTGAACTTAATAAAAATTCCCTCCCCATGAACGACAGCAGCTGGGAGCCATCGATTCGATATGTCAGAGGGAGCATTCTGCCACAGCATGTGAGCCGGCGATGGTGCACCATCTGGGCGGGATCCAAGTAAGCGTGAAAAGCCGGCAAACACCCTAGTCTCCCTGAGCTTTTCAACCGCCACGATTCGCTCAACAAACCCATCCAAACGATCTGGGATGCCAGTCAATGGGACTTGCCTTAATACGAGCCGGCTCTCGCGATCAGTCTGACCGAGAAAGGCTTCAAACTCATCCCTTCTGATTTTGTCCTCTTGCGCTGCTCTTGAGCCCTCATCAATTTTAGCCTCATCTCCACCGGTTGGCGGAGCTTCATCGTGTCCTTGAAGAACTCTCAGAATGTCATCATCGCCGTAGTCAGCCAGCTGCGGCTCTCCGACAGTGCTATCTCTTTTCCGCA
This genomic interval from Candidatus Obscuribacterales bacterium contains the following:
- a CDS encoding DUF1998 domain-containing protein encodes the protein MQDFPWLEWVHARVGSFEGCANSLIYEAEGSGSLESIKIYCEKCDKRRSLRGVMGGDFESTKNSPNGWSGLSRYLISNGDGDNGVQGTADFLCQGKKSWQGDAPSDNCTRPLRAVLINATNVHYADIRSAIHIPPKYRPSAEQLAVLLDQPGYRQLIAMCRQAFDDIPDIVRKLRKRDSTVGEPQLADYGDDDILRVLQGHDEAPPTGGDEAKIDEGSRAAQEDKIRRDEFEAFLGQTDRESRLVLRQVPLTGIPDRLDGFVERIVAVEKLRETRVFAGFSRLLGSRPDGAPSPAHMLWQNAPSDISNRWLPAAVVHGEGIFIKFNEDKISKWESRQEVVEHLNVLQENHDSCALRYNWDPMEIAPRFVLLHTLAHLLINRLVYECGYGSASLRERLYVSADAERPMAGILIYTAAGDSEGTLGGLVRLAEAEALGRIIINALEDAQWCSADPVCAEAAKARGQGPDSLNLAACHSCGLLPETSCEHFNKYLDRTVVLDGAPPSIFGGPQPL